In Phaseolus vulgaris cultivar G19833 chromosome 7, P. vulgaris v2.0, whole genome shotgun sequence, the genomic stretch GTCTTGGATTACTTCTAAATTGTCCTCTACTTGTTTctcttattctgattggtgtcttgtTCATCTGGTTTGTCTTCTTTCGCTTTAGCTTGTTTGCCGTTGTGGTTTTTGGCATGGTTAGTTATGAGTAGTCGGTTGGAAGATATTGTGTTGTAAGGTCGTCTCATGTTTTTTGTATATGAGTTGGATTACCCTGAAGTGATTCTTATGTATATATTgtttcttgttgataaaaaaaaaactttactcTTTGTATATCCCTACTCATATTTTAGAACAATTAATAAAACACGCATTAGGGGCTTGCTACAAATTAATGCATGTTAAGAAAAGTATGACCAAAATTATGTCTAAAAATGTTActaaggattttttttaaaactgtaTTAACAAAATATCACTAAAATACGCATACAACCCTCTTATAATAACACTTGTTTTTTTGGTTGACAAAGTtttaagtagtccttttatAAATGCAGAGTAGAATGAGACAGAAATAAATGGATGGattctattttatttgtatattattaaaagacattaaataaaaaagtgatatattttattttttgtaagaaAAGAGCCAAGAAACAAAGGAAAATATTCCCTTAGGTTTTCACTCGTCAAACCTTGCCTCAAACTCTAGTCAAATGACAATAACTTGATAGAACATGAATTAGAAGATGATTATTACCCTTCAGCTGactctttataattctttttcCCAGGTATATTTATACAGTTTTAATCTCTTAAATGAGTCTgttaaactaaattaatatatttatcagtttttattaataatattaatttttcatcCCAGGGATTTTAACCTGCActtcataaatttaattattctaaaaatattatgaGTTTTAATTTTGCattgtaaaattgatttttttttccaaaattatataatctaaaatgtCAAATATATTTGTTGTAAGTTctgaaatacaaatttgtatttcaaGATTGTATAAAGTAAAATACTATAATTATCTGTCACAGTTTCCGTCTACTTCATATCATTAACTACACAGGGATGCATACATGTTATCTCATTTTAATACTGTACAAGAGTGCAGATTGAGATCAGAGTATGTGTGAATGCAGATTGAAATCATAGGAGTGCAGGTTGGAATCATAGAGGTGCATGAAGATATCAGCATAAGCCTTATGTTACCTTGGTCTAAGCCCATAAAAGTCCATAGCTGATTATTGCAATTAGGCACTATCTTCCTGCACCTCCCTAAAtctttcaatttcaaaattaccCTTCGACAAAAGGTGcaggattttttatttttttttcatcttcaaatTGTATAATCCGTAGAACttctgaattttaaaatttgaaatattctattctaaattttagagttcgaaatatatttttaaactctaagaaatatgttttaaagaattcgaaatacaaaattgtattttaaattatataatttagaagaTATTTTGAACccagaaaatatattatatttttaaaaattcataatacaattttgttttccaattttacagtttgaaatgtattttctggattcaaaaatatcttttaaactctaatattcaaaatataaaattgtatttgaaattctagagttcaaaagatattttcaaacctataaaataaatttcaaattctaaaatttactaaaatttattcaaaatataattctaTATTCCAGGTATTTTAGAGTTCGGagttttaaaatccaaaaagagGAAAGACGGGTGTCAattaaaaagatgaaaaaaggaGGTAGAAGAAGAAATTGCCTTTTGGAGTTAACAAAGAAACAAATCCATTAGAGATGGAAAGGTAAACTAGGCCCACATCAATATGGGCCCAATTAAGTATATATTGAGTAAGTatttaaaaacttgattttatttttctttacttttacaaacctaattttattgaaattaagTTGATAacgaaataaattatatttaaaatatctcTTCTAAAAATAAGTTTGTAATAAAACATAACATATAATTCTCATTATGACGTAAAtcttacttttgtttttaacttttaaccaaaagcaatttaaaaaaaaaaaacttaattctaCAAACTTCAATCATACATACTTAATTCTTTCAgtaattttgtgttttaaattgattattACATTAAATATTGAATTAATGCACTTTTTTATggttaaattatataataactccttacaattttattaagattttaaaaaagcctgtataattttaaaattttactacATTTTAATTGCTTAAATATAATGAATGATTATatttaacaattaattttttgatTAAGTTATAAATACCTATTCAAAAGTTCGTGCCACAAAAAGACATATTTAAAAACCaacacaaaatataattattcattTAATAGGTATCACACTAGAGCTTGTTCTcatattaaattttagtttttaaataaattaccaGAGTTTAGTAAAATTCAATAATCTCTATTCATAAATTGAGTTTTATTTACAAACAACataagaatttcttttgtaaatttttaaatCATAGTAATTACTTAAAGTTTGGAATAGctacataacataatttaacctaatatataaaataattgtatatataactttaaaaattgtgaatcattatttaatataaaataataatgttttgaTAATGTACATATATAAGAAGAAATAATTTAGTCCAATAAGAGTAACATTTAGTAAAGTTATTTCTTTCAATCCCGTATTAACAACAAATCTTTtggaagtgtttttttttaccttttctttactaaaatttgttgaaatttaaattattcattttaataataaatacacaTAATATTCTAGAACAATTGCTTTGTTTACagcaaaatatttaataaattataaattaatggGAAAAAGTCCTAAcatagttatttttatattttaaacatatgCCTATTTTTTCATGTTCACACAAACTCATGCAACATCTAATGTGTACTCTTTACtacaattcttgtttttatGCATTAACAACAAAcactacaaataaaaaataatggtgaaaatgttaatttattaggcttgttttaatatttgaaaagtCAATCTATGTTCgtaacttatatatatataatgtagtatatgtttttataataactatttacAAAATTGatatcttcttttcttttataacTTTTTCCTCTATTTCAACAGTAgtctttaatattataaatttataataaaataatttttatttaatgtcaaatcaatttttaaaattatattttaatgaaaaaacaaTGTAATGAAACTTAACAAGGGTAAGTAATTTTAAGATATTGtacaaactaaaataaatatttcttcttttaaaaactaaatagataatattttacatatttaaggATTAAATTGAAActttactaaaataaaaaatccaagTAATATTATTGCAAGACCCGTATGAAAACTCAAAGGAATTACACAACCTTAGCAGTTCTTTATACTATAGTAACACTAGTTTCAGAACTTTCATAGAATAGCCCAAAATTGCAATGTATTTCTGGTATAGCATAATTGTCCCAGACACAACTTACACATCTTCATAAAAATCACACTGTTCGTACCAAAAGTAAAGTAACCACAAAAGCTCTATTAACTtcattgttgttttttttaaatatcatcgACCATTTCATTCAAAATACTTGAAGAGATTTTAGATCTGTTCTTGATTCAAAATCAGAATTTCTAATTAGTACCAACATTTAATTTCAACCTTTATTGCACATGATACTAAAATGAAATTCTAATTTTGATTATAGAACAGTATTAAAAACACTTAAAAGTAATGTACCTAAATTTTGTCCACTCttagaagaaagaaaaacccATGACCATATCTTGTTCTTGTGAAAAGTAACTGTCGTGCTTCCAATTCTCGTACCATGCTTCTCCAACCATTGAATCATCAAGCCTCCAAGTCTCATCTTCAAAAGTACGTTCTGGTATTTCAACACAAGCATACCCGTTGAAACGACAATCATCCTCGTACGACATTAACAAGTCACTGATATCAAAGTCTTGAAAAACACCTGTTAAACAGTGGTTATGGTGATCTTGTGACATGGATGCAGAAGGGTTATTATGGTCCCTGGTCGTTGTGATCAAATTCATTGTGCTGACTGAATCATTGCCTGGCATCATAACCTTGGTACACCTCATTGATTTTGGTGTAATCATCATTGGGTGAGGGGGTTTTGTAGGATCAAGAACATCATCCAAGAAATTTTTGGAGCTTAAGTTGATAGGAATGTTGCTGTCATGGCCAACAACATGGTTTTGATTGTACTTCTGCTCTACCTTCTTTCTCAAATAAGTGTTCCAGTAGTTCTTAATTTCATTGTCTGTTCTCCCTGGTAATCGTCCCGCAATTAGAGACCATCTATTCACCATAAcaatatgataaaatattaatacattgacaaaaaaaaatggagTAAATGCATGTAAAATATAAACAGATGTACCTATTCCCTAAGAGTTTGTGTAATCTGATAATGAGATCTTCTTCATCAGAAGAAATGTTTCCTCTCTTTATATCTGGGTTTAGATAATTCAGCCATCGAAGTCTGCAACTCTTGCCACATCTTTTCAAGCCTACATAAATACAAATGATCAAATTTTGAAAGTAGAATACTTTTGAAACTCTATATATTTCTGCATTGCATATATATACCTGCTCTTTTGGAAAGCTCTCTCCATTTACCTTCTCCATGGACTTGAACGTAGTTCATAAGAATTTTGTCTTCTTCAGCAGACCAAGGACCTCTGTTCATAGCATATTCATTCTCACAGTTGGCCTTTCTTTCCatcttctctctttctctcactcACCCTCTTTCGCTCTATTATTGGATTCTGAAAGGTGTTGTTAATGCCCCTTAAATACTTGctcacttttcttttaattatttaaataaatgcCATGTATATGTGGTAGATGAATCAACCAAATGAGGATCACGACTATAACAGTTCTTTTACCTCATTTTTTCCATTCAAATGGGACCCCTAGTGGACTACGTATAGTGCTCCTTAAAGGAGAAAAAAGTATTTTGAAAAGTGATTTAGAATAATGTAGCAAACATAAAAATTTCTAGTATTATATATCAAATTAAGTTTACACTTTGTaacatttatataattatgaagaGAACTTAAAGTATGTTCTGATAATATAATAAGTGTTGGAGTGGTAGCATTTCACTGAGATAAAAGAGTCTGATTAAAGAGAACAGTTATTATGACAAAAGGATATGGAGAAAAGGATTGGGCATCGACCCTCGAAGATTGCAAACTAAGTGGCTGAAATATCAGAGCATGTGCTCAATTATATCATAACACACACGGGTCCCTCCAATCTCAGTTTTACTACTCCTCAAAAATCAATAATAGAACTAAGATATTTGCTCTTCTCAATGTTACTACAAAGAATCAACGTAGCATTGTGTTCTGTGTTAATGGAAAGCAACTGAg encodes the following:
- the LOC137828112 gene encoding transcription factor WER-like isoform X2; protein product: MERKANCENEYAMNRGPWSAEEDKILMNYVQVHGEGKWRELSKRAGLKRCGKSCRLRWLNYLNPDIKRGNISSDEEDLIIRLHKLLGNRWSLIAGRLPGRTDNEIKNYWNTYLRKKVEQKYNQNHVVGHDSNIPINLSSKNFLDDVLDPTKPPHPMMITPKSMRCTKVMMPGNDSVSTMNLITTTRDHNNPSASMSQDHHNHCLTERTFEDETWRLDDSMVGEAWYENWKHDSYFSQEQDMVMGFSFF
- the LOC137828112 gene encoding transcription factor MYB1-like isoform X1; translated protein: MERKANCENEYAMNRGPWSAEEDKILMNYVQVHGEGKWRELSKRAGLKRCGKSCRLRWLNYLNPDIKRGNISSDEEDLIIRLHKLLGNRWSLIAGRLPGRTDNEIKNYWNTYLRKKVEQKYNQNHVVGHDSNIPINLSSKNFLDDVLDPTKPPHPMMITPKSMRCTKVMMPGNDSVSTMNLITTTRDHNNPSASMSQDHHNHCLTGVFQDFDISDLLMSYEDDCRFNGYACVEIPERTFEDETWRLDDSMVGEAWYENWKHDSYFSQEQDMVMGFSFF